One segment of Mycolicibacterium sp. YH-1 DNA contains the following:
- a CDS encoding Glu/Leu/Phe/Val dehydrogenase dimerization domain-containing protein, giving the protein MSIDTAPTAHLPNGETIGVFGRPDFADDTPHEQVVYCHDAATGLQAIIAIHSTTLGPALGGTRFYPYADEHAALTDVLRLSRGMTYKASVSGLALGGGKAVIIGDPETSKTPDLLRAYGRFVESLRGRYITAADVGTTADDMDIIGETTDRVVSRTEAAGGSGDSAPLTALGVFRAIEAAAQHLWQSADLSGRVVGVEGTGKVGLQLALLLTAAGASVVASDINPQSLQRIRTQLPAVRTVETLHGLDLDIYAPCAMGGSLTERSVESLSAKIVCGAANNQLSRPEVELSLRDRDIVWVPDYVANSGGLIQVAGEIKGQTRQEMTAAVDRIADTVTDILQARRETDNLAGRAASALARRNLGFTP; this is encoded by the coding sequence ATGTCCATCGACACCGCTCCGACCGCACACCTTCCGAACGGCGAAACAATTGGGGTATTCGGACGGCCCGACTTCGCTGACGACACCCCACACGAGCAGGTTGTCTATTGCCACGATGCCGCCACCGGGCTGCAGGCAATCATCGCCATACACTCCACGACATTGGGTCCCGCGCTCGGCGGAACCCGCTTCTACCCCTACGCCGACGAACACGCCGCACTCACAGATGTACTGCGCCTTTCGCGTGGCATGACATACAAGGCGAGTGTCTCGGGCCTCGCTCTCGGTGGAGGCAAGGCGGTGATTATCGGAGATCCCGAGACAAGCAAGACTCCAGATCTGCTCCGCGCATACGGGCGCTTCGTCGAATCCCTTCGGGGCCGCTACATCACAGCCGCTGACGTCGGGACGACTGCTGACGACATGGACATCATCGGCGAAACCACCGACCGTGTTGTCTCGCGCACTGAGGCCGCAGGCGGCTCGGGTGACAGTGCGCCCCTGACCGCACTCGGTGTATTCCGCGCAATCGAGGCTGCAGCACAACATCTCTGGCAGTCGGCCGATCTCTCCGGTCGGGTAGTGGGAGTCGAGGGCACCGGAAAAGTCGGACTCCAGCTTGCCCTGCTGTTGACAGCCGCAGGAGCGTCCGTCGTCGCATCCGACATCAACCCGCAATCGTTGCAGCGCATAAGGACGCAGCTGCCCGCCGTTCGCACTGTCGAGACACTTCACGGCCTCGACCTGGATATCTACGCGCCCTGCGCGATGGGTGGCTCGTTGACGGAACGCAGTGTGGAGTCTCTTAGCGCCAAGATCGTCTGCGGCGCCGCCAACAATCAACTGAGCCGACCGGAGGTGGAGTTGTCTCTGCGTGATCGCGACATCGTCTGGGTGCCAGACTATGTCGCGAACAGCGGTGGTCTTATTCAGGTCGCCGGGGAAATCAAAGGGCAGACTCGCCAGGAAATGACGGCGGCCGTCGACCGCATCGCCGACACTGTCACCGACATC